A genomic segment from Sulfuritalea hydrogenivorans sk43H encodes:
- a CDS encoding nitrite/sulfite reductase, translating into MYRYDDYDHTIVRARVAQFRGQTERYLAGKLSDDEFRPLRLQNGLYIQRHGPMLRLAVPYGLLSATQLRKFADIARRYDRGFGHFTTRHNLQLNWVQLPQVPEILAELAEAELHAIQTSGNCIRNVTTDHFAGVAADEIADPRPWAELLRQWSTFHPEFAYLPRKFKVAISGAAQDRAAIQVHDLGLQLVRNDSGELGFKVYAGGGLGRTPLLGQVVRAFLPWQHLLSYTEALVRVFNRHGRRDNAYKARIKILVKAVGIEEFSRQVEEEWSHLQDGPATLTATEVARVSAQFAPPNYETLAPDDLCHLAHLREDKAFARWVECNVHAHKIAGYAAVTLSLKKLGAAPGDATSEQMEAAAELAERFSFGEIRVSHEQNLILANVPQRELYTVWHRAKAARLASPTVGLIQDLIACPGGDFCGLANARSLPLAAAIQERFEDLDYQHDIGELELNISGCMNSCGHHHLGAIGILGVDKNGEEWYQVTLGGRQGNGARIGEVIGRAFAAAEVPDAIERLIGVYLAHRHADERFIDTFDRIGEEPFRHAAYTQTQPHPHQSRRVANG; encoded by the coding sequence ATGTACCGCTACGACGACTACGACCACACCATTGTCCGGGCCCGCGTTGCCCAGTTTCGCGGTCAGACCGAGCGCTATCTCGCCGGCAAGCTTTCCGACGACGAATTCCGCCCGCTACGCCTGCAAAACGGCCTTTACATCCAGCGTCACGGTCCCATGCTGCGGCTCGCCGTGCCTTACGGCCTGCTCTCGGCGACGCAACTGCGCAAGTTCGCCGACATCGCCCGCCGCTACGACCGCGGCTTCGGACACTTCACCACGCGCCACAACCTGCAACTGAACTGGGTGCAACTGCCGCAGGTGCCGGAGATTCTTGCCGAACTGGCCGAGGCCGAACTGCATGCGATCCAGACTTCGGGCAATTGCATCCGCAATGTGACCACCGACCACTTTGCCGGCGTCGCCGCCGACGAGATCGCCGACCCGCGCCCCTGGGCCGAATTGCTGCGCCAGTGGTCGACTTTCCATCCCGAGTTCGCTTACCTGCCGCGCAAGTTCAAGGTCGCGATCTCGGGCGCCGCCCAAGACCGCGCCGCGATCCAGGTGCATGACCTCGGCCTGCAACTCGTGCGCAACGACTCGGGCGAACTCGGTTTCAAGGTGTATGCCGGCGGCGGCCTCGGCCGCACTCCGCTGCTGGGCCAGGTGGTGCGCGCGTTCCTACCCTGGCAGCATCTGCTGAGCTACACCGAGGCACTGGTGCGCGTATTCAATCGCCACGGCCGCCGCGACAATGCCTACAAGGCGCGCATCAAGATCCTGGTCAAGGCCGTCGGTATCGAGGAATTTTCCCGCCAGGTCGAAGAAGAGTGGTCGCATCTCCAGGACGGCCCGGCGACCCTGACCGCAACCGAAGTCGCCCGCGTCTCGGCGCAGTTTGCCCCGCCGAACTACGAAACCCTGGCACCCGACGATCTGTGCCACCTTGCTCACCTGCGCGAAGACAAGGCCTTTGCCCGCTGGGTCGAATGCAACGTGCATGCGCACAAGATCGCCGGGTATGCGGCGGTCACGCTGTCGCTGAAGAAGCTGGGGGCCGCGCCCGGCGACGCGACCAGCGAACAGATGGAAGCGGCCGCAGAACTGGCCGAGCGTTTCAGTTTCGGCGAAATCCGCGTTTCGCACGAGCAGAACCTGATCCTCGCCAACGTGCCGCAGCGCGAGCTCTACACCGTCTGGCATCGCGCCAAGGCGGCCCGCCTGGCATCGCCCACCGTGGGCCTGATTCAGGACTTGATCGCCTGCCCCGGCGGCGACTTCTGCGGCCTGGCCAATGCCCGCTCGTTGCCACTGGCTGCCGCGATCCAGGAACGCTTCGAAGACCTCGACTACCAGCATGACATCGGCGAACTGGAACTCAACATCTCCGGCTGCATGAATTCCTGCGGCCACCATCACCTTGGCGCGATCGGCATCCTCGGCGTCGACAAGAACGGCGAGGAGTGGTACCAGGTCACGCTGGGCGGCCGCCAGGGCAATGGCGCGCGCATCGGCGAAGTGATCGGCCGCGCCTTCGCCGCCGCCGAGGTGCCCGACGCAATCGAGCGCCTGATTGGCGTCTATCTCGCGCACCGTCATGCCGACGAACGCTTCATCGACACCTTCGATCGTATCGGCGAAGAGCCCTTCCGTCACGCTGCATATACCCAAACCCAGCCCCACCCCCATCAATCAAGGAGAGTCGCAAATGGCTAA
- the yjgA gene encoding ribosome biogenesis factor YjgA: MDDIYNEPDAYSGPSKSQLKREMTALQDLGAELVALSKDRLAKIEMPERLRDALLDAQRFTKHEAKRRQMQYIGKIMRDIDAAPLRAAMDEIKGVSEAANIRQHQLERLRTRLMEDEAVFSEVARDYPHADMQHLRQLRRNALKEAQQGKPPRAYRELFRELRALEGKPETDDAADENP, translated from the coding sequence GTGGATGACATTTACAACGAACCGGACGCGTATTCCGGCCCCAGCAAATCGCAACTCAAGCGCGAGATGACCGCCTTGCAGGATCTCGGCGCGGAGTTGGTCGCGCTATCGAAGGATCGGCTGGCGAAAATCGAGATGCCGGAACGCTTGCGCGATGCCCTGCTCGATGCGCAGCGTTTCACCAAACACGAAGCCAAGCGCCGCCAGATGCAGTACATCGGCAAGATCATGCGCGATATCGATGCCGCGCCCTTGCGCGCCGCGATGGACGAGATCAAGGGTGTTTCCGAAGCGGCCAACATTCGCCAGCACCAACTGGAAAGGCTGCGCACGCGCCTGATGGAAGACGAAGCGGTGTTCAGCGAAGTCGCCCGCGATTATCCGCATGCCGACATGCAACACCTGCGGCAGTTGCGCCGCAACGCATTGAAGGAAGCACAACAGGGCAAGCCGCCGCGGGCTTACCGCGAGTTGTTCAGGGAGTTGCGCGCGCTCGAAGGCAAGCCGGAAACAGACGACGCCGCGGACGAGAATCCGTAG
- a CDS encoding DUF934 domain-containing protein codes for MANKQIIKERRLQDDAWKIVTLVDGEAPFDVCLPVGPLLVPISVWKAKKSCLIAREYEHGTPLGIWLSPGDDVAEIANDIDDFTVIAVHFPKAADGRGFSTARLLRERHGYDGELRAFGDIGRDQLFYLKRVGFDAFVIGEGRSAEEALAAFDDFPEVYQASTDQPDPLFRRRVA; via the coding sequence ATGGCTAACAAACAGATCATCAAGGAGCGTCGCCTGCAGGATGACGCGTGGAAAATCGTGACCCTGGTCGATGGCGAAGCGCCGTTCGACGTCTGCCTGCCGGTCGGCCCGCTGCTGGTGCCGATCTCGGTCTGGAAGGCGAAGAAGTCCTGCCTGATCGCCCGCGAGTACGAACACGGCACGCCGCTCGGCATCTGGCTCTCACCCGGGGACGACGTCGCCGAGATCGCCAATGACATCGACGATTTCACGGTGATCGCCGTGCATTTCCCCAAGGCCGCGGACGGCCGCGGCTTCTCCACCGCGCGCCTGCTGCGCGAACGCCATGGCTACGACGGCGAACTGCGCGCCTTCGGCGACATCGGCCGCGACCAGTTGTTCTACCTCAAGCGCGTCGGCTTCGATGCCTTCGTGATCGGCGAGGGTCGCAGTGCCGAAGAAGCGCTGGCTGCCTTCGACGATTTCCCCGAGGTGTATCAGGCGAGCACCGACCAGCCCGATCCGCTTTTCCGCCGCCGCGTAGCCTGA
- a CDS encoding CysB family HTH-type transcriptional regulator has translation MKLQQLRYLVEVERRGLNVSAAAEALFTSQPGVSKQIGLLEEELGLTIFERSGKRLTAITAPGRIVLAMAQRMLVEAQNMKRVGEDFAAESSGTLSIATTHTQARYTLPPVIQRFVRRHPAIRLHIQQGSPLQVAEWVMDGSVDLGIATEALDRYPDLVTLPCFQWAHKVVTPRDHPLLAMQPLTLAALAGYPLITYDATFTGRSRIDRAFERQNLRPNVMLTAIDSDVIKTYVALGLGVGIIAEMAFDPARDEALAAMPVSHLFEGNTTRVGFRRDIWLRGYEYDFMELLAPQLTRRMVEATLKGEGADPGL, from the coding sequence GTGAAACTCCAACAGCTACGTTATCTGGTCGAAGTCGAGCGGCGCGGCTTGAACGTCTCCGCCGCGGCCGAGGCGCTATTCACGTCGCAGCCGGGTGTGTCCAAGCAGATCGGTCTGCTCGAAGAAGAGCTCGGGCTGACGATTTTCGAGCGCAGCGGCAAGCGGCTTACGGCGATAACTGCTCCCGGCCGCATCGTGCTGGCGATGGCGCAGCGCATGCTCGTCGAAGCGCAGAACATGAAGCGGGTCGGGGAGGATTTCGCCGCCGAAAGCAGCGGCACGCTATCCATTGCCACGACGCACACCCAGGCGCGCTACACCCTGCCGCCGGTGATCCAGCGTTTCGTCCGGCGCCATCCGGCAATTCGCTTGCACATCCAGCAGGGCAGCCCGCTGCAGGTGGCCGAGTGGGTCATGGACGGCAGCGTCGATCTCGGCATCGCCACCGAGGCGCTGGACCGCTATCCCGATCTTGTGACCCTGCCGTGCTTCCAGTGGGCGCACAAGGTGGTGACTCCGCGCGATCACCCCTTGCTGGCCATGCAGCCGCTGACGCTGGCGGCACTGGCCGGGTATCCGCTGATTACCTATGACGCGACCTTCACCGGCCGCTCAAGGATTGACCGGGCGTTCGAACGCCAGAATCTGCGGCCCAATGTGATGTTGACCGCCATCGATTCCGACGTGATCAAAACCTATGTGGCGCTCGGGCTGGGCGTCGGCATCATTGCCGAAATGGCCTTCGATCCGGCGCGCGACGAGGCGCTCGCCGCAATGCCGGTTTCCCATCTGTTCGAGGGCAACACGACGCGTGTCGGCTTTCGCCGCGACATCTGGCTGCGCGGCTACGAATACGACTTCATGGAACTGCTGGCGCCGCAACTGACGCGGCGCATGGTCGAGGCCACGCTGAAAGGCGAGGGCGCCGACCCCGGCCTGTGA
- a CDS encoding TIGR02647 family protein: MPYTPDLVHELNTLIRFDLETSQHGIKVHKTADPEVIAAVSRLHAKGLLTQVDGGYLTGLGRDAAEAAQALLTILTSSSTATATS, translated from the coding sequence ATGCCCTATACGCCTGATCTTGTCCATGAACTGAATACCCTGATCCGCTTCGATCTGGAGACCAGCCAGCATGGCATCAAGGTGCACAAGACCGCTGATCCCGAAGTGATTGCGGCCGTGAGTCGCCTGCACGCCAAGGGCTTGCTGACGCAGGTCGATGGCGGCTATCTGACCGGGCTGGGGCGGGATGCGGCCGAGGCCGCGCAGGCCTTGCTGACCATACTGACGTCGAGCTCGACCGCAACGGCAACGTCCTGA
- a CDS encoding sulfite exporter TauE/SafE family protein, translating to MEFILNPLLPLSGFAVGLLVGLTGVGGGSLMTPLLVLLFGFKPATAVGTDLLYAAITKSGGSWVHHRHDNIDWAITGRLALGSVPAAGLTVLLLAQLGVKDHGATGLISVVLGVALLLTAASLIFRQRLLDLAHRRSASADFSHRHVAGLTVAVGAAVGVLVTISSVGAGALGVTALTFLYPQLAARRIVGSDIAHAVPLTLVAGLGHWWLGTVDVVLLVSLLIGSLPGIALGAHFAAKVPERALRGLLASVLLLVGGKLIFV from the coding sequence ATGGAATTCATCCTCAATCCCCTGCTTCCGCTGTCCGGCTTCGCCGTCGGCCTCCTGGTCGGACTGACCGGTGTCGGCGGCGGCTCGCTGATGACGCCGCTGCTGGTCCTGCTGTTCGGCTTCAAGCCGGCGACCGCAGTGGGCACTGACTTGCTCTACGCGGCAATCACCAAGAGCGGCGGTTCCTGGGTGCATCACCGCCATGACAACATCGACTGGGCGATCACCGGCCGGCTCGCGCTGGGCAGCGTTCCAGCCGCCGGCCTGACCGTGCTGCTGCTGGCGCAGCTCGGCGTAAAAGATCATGGCGCCACGGGATTGATCTCGGTCGTGCTCGGCGTCGCCCTGCTGCTCACCGCCGCGTCGCTGATCTTTCGCCAGCGCCTGCTGGACTTGGCGCATCGCCGTAGCGCCAGCGCCGACTTCTCCCATCGTCACGTCGCCGGCCTCACGGTCGCCGTCGGCGCCGCCGTCGGCGTACTGGTGACGATTTCTTCGGTGGGTGCCGGCGCGCTGGGCGTCACGGCGCTGACCTTCCTCTATCCGCAACTCGCCGCACGCCGCATCGTCGGCTCCGACATCGCCCACGCCGTGCCGCTGACGCTGGTCGCCGGCCTCGGCCACTGGTGGCTGGGCACGGTCGACGTGGTGCTGCTCGTATCGCTGTTGATCGGCTCGCTGCCGGGCATCGCCCTCGGTGCCCACTTCGCCGCCAAGGTGCCGGAACGGGCGCTGCGCGGCCTGCTCGCCTCCGTGCTGCTGCTGGTCGGCGGCAAACTGATTTTTGTATAG
- a CDS encoding DNA-directed RNA polymerase subunit alpha — MHMHTLLKPRSIDVQQLSPLHARVVMEPFERGYGHTLGNALRRILLSSMEGVAPTEVSIEGVLHEYSTLDGVREDVVDVLLNLKGVVLKMHNRREATLTLSRNGEGVVTARDIETTHDVEIVNPDHVIAHIAPGGKLNMQIRVESGRGYVPANQREIARENRAIGQIMLDASFSPVRRVSYSVESARVEQRTDLDKLILDIETNGAIDNAEEAVRTAARILMEQLSVFADLEGTPMSAEAPKQTSVDPVLVRPVDDLELTVRSANCLKAENIYYIGDLIQRTETELLKTPNLGRKSLNEIKEVLASRGLTLGMKLESWPPAGLEKLA, encoded by the coding sequence ATGCACATGCACACACTTCTGAAACCCCGCAGTATCGATGTCCAGCAGCTTTCGCCGCTGCATGCCCGCGTGGTCATGGAGCCGTTCGAACGCGGCTATGGGCACACGCTTGGCAATGCCCTGCGTCGTATCCTGCTGTCCTCGATGGAAGGCGTCGCTCCGACCGAAGTGTCGATCGAAGGCGTGCTTCACGAGTATTCGACGCTGGACGGTGTGCGCGAGGACGTGGTCGACGTTCTGCTGAACCTCAAGGGCGTGGTGCTGAAGATGCACAACCGCCGCGAAGCAACGCTTACCCTTTCCCGTAATGGCGAGGGCGTAGTGACCGCGCGCGATATCGAAACCACGCATGACGTCGAAATCGTCAATCCGGATCATGTGATTGCCCACATCGCTCCTGGCGGCAAGCTGAACATGCAGATCCGCGTTGAATCCGGTCGTGGTTATGTTCCGGCCAACCAGCGCGAAATCGCCCGCGAGAATCGCGCCATCGGCCAGATCATGCTTGACGCATCGTTCAGCCCGGTGCGCCGCGTCAGCTATTCCGTTGAGTCGGCCCGCGTCGAACAGCGTACCGACCTCGACAAGCTGATTCTCGACATCGAAACCAACGGTGCCATCGACAACGCCGAAGAGGCAGTGCGCACCGCGGCCCGCATCCTGATGGAACAGCTGTCGGTGTTCGCCGACCTCGAAGGCACGCCGATGTCCGCCGAAGCGCCGAAGCAGACCTCCGTCGACCCGGTGCTGGTGCGTCCGGTGGATGACCTGGAACTGACGGTTCGTTCCGCCAACTGCCTCAAGGCCGAGAACATTTATTACATCGGCGACCTGATTCAGCGCACCGAAACCGAATTGCTCAAGACCCCGAACCTGGGTCGCAAGTCGCTCAACGAAATCAAGGAAGTGCTCGCATCGCGCGGCCTGACCCTGGGCATGAAGCTCGAAAGCTGGCCGCCCGCCGGCCTCGAGAAGCTGGCCTGA
- the rplQ gene encoding 50S ribosomal protein L17: MRHGNGLRKLNRTSAHRQAMLRNMAVSLLRHEAIKTTLPKAKELRRVVEPLITLGKKPSLANRRLAFDRTRDRDIVGKLFDVLGPRYATRNGGYLRILKMGFRDGDNAPMAFVELLDRPAVEEAAEAPTAE; this comes from the coding sequence ATGCGTCACGGTAACGGACTTCGCAAACTCAATCGCACCTCGGCGCACCGCCAGGCGATGCTGCGCAACATGGCAGTCTCCCTGCTGCGTCACGAGGCAATCAAGACCACCCTGCCCAAGGCCAAGGAATTGCGCCGCGTGGTCGAACCCCTGATCACGCTGGGCAAGAAGCCCAGCCTGGCCAATCGTCGCCTGGCATTCGATCGCACGCGCGATCGCGACATCGTCGGCAAGCTGTTCGACGTGCTCGGCCCGCGCTATGCAACGCGCAACGGCGGCTATCTGCGCATTTTGAAGATGGGCTTCCGCGACGGCGACAATGCGCCGATGGCCTTCGTCGAACTGCTGGATCGTCCGGCTGTTGAAGAAGCCGCCGAGGCGCCCACCGCCGAGTAA
- the cysN gene encoding sulfate adenylyltransferase subunit CysN, producing MSAIEHLPGIDNGLLRFLTCGSVDDGKSTLIGRLLYDTRTILADTLHAITRTSERRGLETVDLSLLTDGLQAEREQGITIDVAYRYFSTGRRKYIIADAPGHEQYTRNMVTAASTANLAIILIDARKGVLTQTRRHSYLAHLVGIPHIIVAINKMDLVDYDRTSYERIRSDYLEFAATLGIGDVRFIPLSALNGDMIVDRGERLAWYQGPTLLDILENAPTAHSERDEAFRFPVQFVCRPQKAGDPKLHDYRGFMGRVESGEIAVGDEVLVLPSEQRTRVKAIEIYGTSLPRAIAEQSVTLLLEDEVDVSRGDMIVRAQKSALVTRRIEAMLCWLGEAPLDPQRKYLIRQTTRETRAAVEAIGYRLDINSLQQMPAERLGMNDIARVFFKLAQPLCVDTYADNRSTGAFIVIDETNNNTVGAGMIL from the coding sequence ATGAGCGCCATCGAACACCTGCCGGGGATCGACAACGGTTTGCTGCGCTTCCTCACCTGCGGCAGTGTTGACGACGGCAAGAGCACGCTGATCGGGCGGCTGCTTTACGACACCAGGACCATTCTCGCCGACACCCTGCACGCGATTACACGTACCTCGGAGCGGCGCGGGCTGGAGACGGTCGACCTGTCGCTGCTCACCGACGGCCTGCAGGCGGAACGCGAGCAGGGCATCACCATCGATGTCGCCTACCGCTACTTCAGCACCGGACGGCGCAAGTACATCATCGCCGACGCCCCCGGCCACGAGCAGTACACCCGCAACATGGTCACCGCGGCCTCGACGGCGAACCTGGCGATCATCCTGATCGACGCCCGCAAGGGAGTGCTGACCCAGACCCGGCGGCACTCGTACCTGGCGCACCTGGTCGGCATCCCGCACATCATCGTGGCGATCAACAAGATGGACCTGGTGGATTACGATCGGACAAGCTACGAGCGCATCCGCAGCGACTACCTGGAGTTTGCCGCGACACTCGGCATCGGCGACGTCAGATTCATTCCACTGTCTGCGCTCAATGGCGACATGATCGTCGATCGCGGCGAACGACTCGCCTGGTATCAAGGTCCGACACTGCTCGACATCCTCGAAAATGCGCCCACCGCCCATAGCGAGCGCGATGAAGCTTTCCGTTTCCCGGTGCAGTTCGTCTGCCGCCCGCAGAAGGCCGGCGACCCGAAGCTCCACGACTATCGTGGCTTCATGGGTCGCGTTGAATCAGGCGAGATCGCCGTTGGCGACGAAGTGCTGGTGTTGCCATCGGAACAACGAACACGCGTCAAGGCCATCGAGATTTACGGCACTTCACTTCCGCGCGCGATTGCCGAGCAGTCGGTCACGCTGCTTCTGGAGGACGAAGTCGACGTGTCCCGCGGCGACATGATTGTCCGCGCCCAGAAGTCGGCGCTGGTGACACGGCGAATCGAGGCCATGCTCTGCTGGCTGGGTGAAGCACCGCTTGACCCGCAACGCAAATACCTGATCCGCCAGACCACGCGAGAAACCCGGGCGGCCGTCGAGGCCATCGGTTATCGACTGGACATCAACAGTTTGCAACAGATGCCTGCGGAACGGCTTGGCATGAACGACATCGCCCGTGTCTTCTTCAAACTTGCGCAGCCCCTGTGCGTCGATACCTATGCCGACAATCGCAGCACCGGGGCATTCATCGTGATCGACGAAACCAACAACAATACCGTCGGCGCCGGCATGATTCTTTGA
- the cysD gene encoding sulfate adenylyltransferase subunit CysD, whose amino-acid sequence MSLLALQQHATLSHLDWLEAEAIHILREVAGQCANPALLFSGGKDSLVLLRLAEKAFRPGRFPFPLLNIDTGHNYSEVIDFRDFRACQLNERLIVRSVEDSIKRGTVVLKTPGESRNKHQSVTLLEAIEEFGFDCCIGGARRDEEKARAKERIFSFRDEFGQWDPKNQRPELWDLFNARVHKGENIRAFPISNWTELDVWQYIEREDLQLPSIYFAHPRAVVRKNGLLQPVTELTPAQPGDVVEELTVRFRTVGDITCTAPVLSDADTVARIIEETATTTITERGETRLDDQTSEASMEQRKKEGYF is encoded by the coding sequence ATGAGCTTACTCGCCCTGCAGCAACATGCCACGCTTTCGCACCTGGATTGGCTGGAGGCCGAGGCTATCCATATCCTGCGCGAAGTTGCCGGCCAGTGCGCCAACCCCGCGCTGCTGTTTTCCGGTGGCAAGGATTCGCTGGTGCTGCTGCGCCTGGCGGAAAAGGCCTTTCGCCCAGGTCGCTTTCCGTTTCCGCTGCTCAACATCGACACCGGCCACAACTACAGCGAAGTCATCGACTTTCGTGACTTTCGCGCCTGCCAGTTGAACGAGCGGCTGATCGTGCGCTCGGTCGAGGATTCGATCAAGCGCGGCACCGTCGTGCTGAAGACGCCCGGTGAATCGCGCAACAAGCATCAGTCGGTGACGCTGCTCGAAGCGATCGAGGAGTTCGGCTTCGACTGCTGCATCGGCGGGGCGCGTCGCGATGAGGAAAAGGCCCGTGCCAAGGAACGGATTTTTTCCTTTCGTGATGAGTTCGGCCAGTGGGATCCGAAAAATCAGCGGCCCGAATTGTGGGACCTGTTCAATGCTCGCGTGCACAAGGGCGAAAACATCCGCGCCTTCCCCATTTCGAACTGGACCGAACTCGATGTGTGGCAGTACATCGAACGCGAAGACCTGCAACTGCCTTCGATTTACTTCGCGCACCCGCGCGCGGTGGTGCGAAAGAACGGCCTGCTGCAGCCGGTGACCGAACTGACGCCGGCGCAGCCGGGCGATGTCGTCGAAGAACTGACCGTGCGCTTTCGCACCGTGGGCGACATCACCTGCACCGCACCGGTGCTGTCCGACGCAGACACGGTGGCCCGCATCATCGAGGAAACCGCAACGACGACCATTACCGAGCGCGGCGAAACCCGCCTCGACGACCAGACCTCCGAAGCCTCCATGGAACAGCGCAAGAAGGAAGGATACTTTTGA
- the rpsD gene encoding 30S ribosomal protein S4 has translation MARNLDAKCRQCRREGEKLFLKGEKCFTDKCSVERRAYAPGQHGQKSGQRLSGYGTQLREKQKIRRIYGVLERQFRKVFGDAERKKGQTGENLLKLLEARLDTVAYRMGFGVSRAEARQVVRHNGVLINGRRVDIPSYNVRPGDVIQLLESTRGQLRTKAALEAAESRGFPAWLEVDVKAGKGIFKSYPAREDLPPSINEGLVVELYSR, from the coding sequence ATGGCCCGCAACCTAGACGCCAAGTGCCGCCAGTGCCGCCGCGAGGGCGAGAAGCTGTTCCTCAAAGGCGAGAAGTGCTTCACTGACAAATGTTCCGTCGAGCGCCGTGCTTACGCGCCCGGCCAGCACGGCCAGAAATCCGGACAGCGGCTGTCCGGTTATGGCACCCAGCTGCGCGAAAAGCAGAAGATCCGCCGCATCTACGGCGTACTCGAGCGGCAGTTCCGCAAGGTATTCGGCGATGCCGAGCGCAAAAAGGGACAGACCGGCGAGAATCTGCTGAAGCTGCTTGAGGCACGTCTCGATACTGTGGCCTATCGCATGGGCTTTGGCGTCTCGCGCGCCGAGGCTCGCCAGGTAGTTCGTCACAACGGCGTGCTGATCAATGGCCGTCGCGTCGACATCCCGTCGTACAACGTGCGCCCCGGCGACGTCATCCAACTGCTCGAAAGCACCCGTGGCCAGTTGCGCACCAAGGCTGCCCTCGAAGCGGCCGAGTCGCGCGGCTTCCCGGCGTGGCTGGAAGTGGATGTCAAGGCCGGCAAGGGTATATTCAAGTCATACCCCGCACGCGAAGACCTGCCGCCCTCGATCAACGAGGGTCTGGTCGTCGAACTGTATTCGCGCTAA
- a CDS encoding phosphoadenylyl-sulfate reductase, with translation MIRESLPDQDNPELLDVVADKATRAAALLHNIARDYAPVVFANSLGAEDMVLTDLIWRENINIGVFSLDTGRLPVETYDLIRQTEKHYGRKLDIFFPRHDAVEAYARAHGSHGFYDSVEARKACCHARKVEPLQRALAGKGAWVTGLRAAQSTTRDKLKVISQDTANNLVKASPLADWSEAEVWVYLRANEVPYNRLHDRGYPSIGCAPCTRAIQPGEDVRAGRWWWETPETKECGLHLVGGKLQRVAQQEIAA, from the coding sequence ATGATCCGAGAATCCCTGCCCGATCAGGACAATCCCGAGTTGCTCGACGTCGTCGCCGACAAGGCCACACGCGCCGCCGCGCTCCTGCACAACATCGCGCGCGACTACGCGCCCGTGGTCTTCGCCAACAGCCTGGGCGCCGAAGACATGGTGCTGACCGACCTGATCTGGCGCGAGAACATCAACATCGGCGTGTTCTCGCTCGATACCGGCCGGCTGCCGGTGGAAACCTACGACCTCATTCGCCAGACGGAAAAGCACTACGGCCGCAAGCTGGACATTTTCTTTCCGCGCCATGACGCCGTCGAGGCCTACGCCCGCGCCCACGGCAGCCATGGCTTCTACGACTCGGTGGAAGCACGCAAGGCCTGCTGCCATGCGCGCAAGGTAGAACCCCTGCAGCGCGCACTGGCCGGCAAGGGCGCCTGGGTCACCGGCCTGCGCGCCGCGCAGTCGACCACCCGCGACAAGCTCAAAGTCATCAGCCAGGACACGGCGAACAATCTCGTCAAGGCCAGCCCCTTGGCCGACTGGAGCGAGGCGGAAGTTTGGGTTTATCTGCGCGCCAACGAGGTGCCCTACAACCGCCTGCACGACCGCGGCTACCCCAGCATCGGTTGCGCGCCCTGCACCCGCGCCATCCAGCCCGGCGAAGACGTTCGCGCCGGCCGCTGGTGGTGGGAAACCCCGGAGACCAAGGAGTGCGGCCTGCATCTGGTGGGTGGGAAACTGCAACGCGTTGCGCAGCAGGAAATTGCAGCATGA